CTTGGCATCCCAAACCGAAGCTGTGTGACAGCCTGATTGATAGGCCCCGTCCACAGAAGGAGAGATTACAGTCGCTGCCATCGCCTCCAATTCTTGCGATGTCATCAGCCCTGTGGTGTCTTGCGAGCCAACGATGTTGACCTTTACCCGCACGTCAGACCCGGCATGCAAAACCTTGTCAGGCGTTGTGCCACGGGCGTTGGCGTTGAAGATTTTTTCTACCGCTGTCAGGCCTTGCCCTTCGCTTGAGATTTCTTTGGATGGTGCAAAGGCAGACTTCAGCTCAATCCCGAGTGCTTCTGCAGCAAAGGTTTGCAGCTTCTTACCAAAGACAATGGCGTAAGACCCACCAGCCTTCATGAACTCCATCTTTTGCGGAGTAAAGGAAGGTGCCATATCCACCAACTCCTCATCCCCGTTTTCGCAATAGAGCTTTTTCTTTTTGGTGTTGATTATCAGCACTGTTCCGGTTTCTACGGAGTAGCGCTGCTCTAGAATGGGGTTCCCATCATTGTTAAGGATCGGCTTGCCGTCATCGTCCAACTTTTTGACCCAGTTTTTGAGGTCGACCCCAATCCCACCTGTCACTCCGACAGTGGTCAAAAAGATAGGTGAGATGCCGTTAGTGCCCGCCACCACAGGGGCAAAATTCACAAAAGGCACGTAGGGGCTCGCTTGCTTGCCGGTCCAAAGTGCAACGTTGTTCACGCCAGACATTCGGGATGATCCAACGCCCATCGTGCCTTTTTCAGCGATCAACATTACCTGCTTGTCTGGGTGCCGAAGCTTCAGTGCTTCGATCTCTTTTTGTGCTGCCTCCGAGATAAAGCATTTCCCGTGTAATTCTCTGTCCGCGCGCGAGTGCGCCTGGTTACCTGGAGAAAGTAGGTCTGTGGAAATATCGCCTTCAGCAGCGATGTAAGTGACCACTTTTATTTCATTGTCGATATCTGGCAGCTTCGTGAAGAACTCTGCCTTGGCGTAGCTTTCAAGCAAGTTTTTCGCAATTATGTTTCCAGCCATATAAGCTTTTTTGATGCAATCCGTGTCGGCCTCATAAAGGAACACTTGGGTCTTTAATACCTCTGCTGCGTTTTTCGCAATACCTACATCGTCGCCCAACGCAATGTCCAAAAGAGCTCGGACCGAAGGGCCACCCTTCATATGAGACAACAATTTAAACGCAAAGGCGGTGGTAATTTCGGGGACATCCGCTTGCCCTAGAATAATCTCTTTCAAAAACGCCGCCTTCACATCAGCAGAGGCGGTGGTGCCTGGTAGAGTGTTGTAGATGAAGAAGTTCAAAGACGATGCTCGGTGATGGTTGCCCTTGTCTTTGATTTGGGCAATCAGCTCCGCCGTCAACGGACCGTCGTCAATCGGTTTTGGATTCAACCCATCTTGCTTGCGGGTTTCAGTTTCTTTTAGGTAAGCTGTGTAAAGGCTCATGGCAGTCCTGATCGTTTATGGTGTTTAAAGGGCCTAGTGGAAAGTAAATTTGCCGAAAACATTATTTGTATGCTGTAGTATACAAGCTGGTATGTAAAGGCAAGCCCTTCGAGGTTAGGCGGGGCTTAGAGCAAACTGGCAATTTGACTCATTCAATTTAGATATTAGAGTATCGCGCCTAGTGCAGGGTATCTCACTGGCTGCGCATTGAAGGTAAGTTGAAGTGGAGCGAAGCATTTTTCACTCGCTAAACTTAACAAAATTCCTACTCGCCTTTTCCTATAGGTGCTGCTTCACTGCGCAATAGCGCAAGCTCAAGAAGATCGCGAAAGGTGCCCACTTGCAAATCCGAGGTCGTACAATCTGGGTCCGAATTGAACCTAACTGTCGTCATGCCTATTGTTTTGGCACCATCAAGTTCTTTTTGAGAATGTCCAACGAATATCGCATCTTGAGGCTTAACGTTAAGCGGATCAAGCGCCGCCATGTAAATTCCGGGTGCCGGTTTCACAATGCCTAATTCGCAAGAGTCCGCGTAACTGTCCCATACTTGGTCAATACCAACAGACTTAAACCAAACCATTTTTTCTGATGGCGGGTTGAAGGTGTTAGTAACGATCCCAAGCTTGAAACCCCGCCGCTTCAGCTCATGAAGGGTTTCTGGAACGCCTTCAAAAAAGCTGACATCACTTTGCTGAGCCTGCAAGAGTTTGATGCCATCCGCGATATCTTGCTTCTTGGTAACTCCATAGTGCTGCATCAACCATTCCATGAATGCCTCCACGCCAATCTTACCAGCATGAGCTCGCAGGCGCATTTTCTTCGCTATTGGATCGATGGGAGGGGGCACTGGGTGCCCACGATCTTTAAGAAATTTTTCAATCGCTGCTTTGCGGCGGGGCTTATTGTAAAGGATATCACCCGCGTCGAAAAGTACTGCTAAAATTCCCACAATATTATCCTTTTGATCGCTTAGAGCTTCAAAGTCGCTGAAAGTTTGCCCCAGCCAATAGTGATGGCTGAGGCGCTACTATCAACTTAGCTCTAAATATAGAGCCAGAAAGCCATACTTGGTATAGTAGATCTCAGTAGGGTCAATCGGCCAGAGCTTTAAATCATCAAATTTTGGCAGTCCGAATTTTTCGAGTTGCTTTGCTTCGATACTGGCACGAGCAGCATAATCGCCTGGTTCATTCCAAGGAGCAAAACCTTCTTCTTCCATCATGTATCGGATCAAAAGTTTGGCGGCGTTAGGATTTGGGGCCATGTCTGCCATAACCAGAGCAGTTGGATACGAGACGCCAAATATTGGGTCAAGATCAAAAATTGGTCCTGCGGCATATACGCCTTCTTTGTTTTTCCGCATTTTTGAGAATGTAGTAATGCCAAGAGGTGGGTTGTCTTGTTGCACATCTCCCACATTCTTAAAAATCTTGGTGGTTGAGCTTTGGAAAACTGGCTCATTGTTCAAGAAGCGATAGAGCCACTCCATCGCTGCGTCGGGCGCATCAATCGTAGTACTCTCTTCGACAAGCTCAATTACGTCTTCGGAATAAGTGATTGGTTCACCAAATTCTCGCTCATAGGCGGCTGACATTTCATCTGCGTTGTGCAGAATTGTCTGGATGAAATTGGCCGAAAGGCCGTCTTCTAGCGGGCTTGGTAATAGTGTCCGGCCTTTCCACTCCTCGCGTGTTAGGTCCCAGATTGAATTGATGGGGGCACCATCAGGGTTCAAAGCTGTATTGTAATAAATCACTCGGCTACTGTGACGCTGAATCAGAAATGGTTCTATCTCATGCGCATCTAAGTCACCCTCAAGCCCTGTCGGCACGAAATTCCACACCAGATTGTTTGGTAAGGCCTCGTTTAGCAAAAGCGGCGCTTCTGCATTAAATAACACATCGACTGAATGGATGCCCGCTTTGTGCTCCCGGCGGAGTTTTTCGATCTGTAGATCTGAAGGCATATCGAAGCCTACGATTTCAATACCGTATTTTTCTTTGAACCCGTCCACTAGCTTTGCGATACGCGATGAAACAGAATAGATTACAACTTGGCCTTCTTTCTTAGCGGCTGCTTCGATCTCTGCCCAGTTTTGATTTGCTGAAGCGTATTCGCCAACACCGGCAGCTTTTTGCCAGGTCTCATCAGCAAATGCTGTACTGGACAACATTACGGTGGCTAGTGCTAGCGGCGCAAGAAGCCTTTCGTTCAGTCTGTTTGACATTTTATAGTCCTCCCTTGTTTAGTTTTGACGGCCTTTGGCTAGGCCGCAGCGATTATGATCCCTTGTGAGGGATCAATGAATTGGTTTGGGTATCGTAGATGTTGATAGCGTTGACTGCATAATCCAAGAATACTGAGTCGGAAGCTTTGAAAGCCGTATCATGGCCCACTCGTGCCAGTATAGCAGTGTTTCCACGAACGAGTTGAACGATGGTTTCAGGACCATTTGGCAATATCGCAGTGATCTTGTATTGCTCACCTGGCGCGTCTTTATCCCCTGAGAGTATTATGTCTTCTGGTCGTGCGCCAACTATGATTTCGGAGACGCCGGGAGACCATCCCAGATTGATGCTGATGTCACCGTTGCAATAGCGAGTGCTATTTGTGCTCTCGCTGGTGAGTTTGATTAGGTTAATTCGTGGCATCCCAATGAAGTCAGCGACAAAAGTTGTTTTGGGATGGCGGTAGAGTTTTTGAGGGGACGAGACCTGTTCGATTGTGCCATTGTTCATCACAACCACACGCGTTGACATGGTCATCGCCTCAGTCTGATCGTGGGTGACATATACTGTTGTTGCTCCAGTTTCAGCTTGGAAGCGTTTTAACTCAACACGCATGTCCATTCTGAGACGAGCGTCAAGATTCGATAGAGGCTCATCCATCAAAAAGACATGTGGTTGGGTTACTAACAATCTCGCCAAAGCTACGCGTTGCTGCTGGCCGCCCGAGAGCTCAGATGGGTAACGACCCGCTAAATCACTTAACCCAACATCACCCAGCACTTTATCAAGGCGGTCACTGGCCTCGCCTTTGGGGGCCTTCAGGACATCCAGTCCAAATTTGAGGTTGTCACGGACTGTCATATGTGGCCAAAGCGCATAAGATTGAAATACCATCCCCAGCTCTCGTTTACCTGGTGCGATATTGATCTTTTTTGAGCTGTCGAAGACCACATTATCTCCAATGATAATCTCACCTTCATCGGGGGTCTCTAAACCAGCAAGGCAGCGCAAAAGTGTGGTTTTACCACATCCTGAGGGTCCGAGAAGAACTAGGAATTCCCCAGATTCAATCTCGAGAGAAACGTTGTCTAATGCGGTGGCCTCCCCATAGCGCTTGGTCAGGTTGTGAATTATTATCTTGGCCAAGGTTTGTTCTCCTCAAGAATGTTTTTCACGTAACCGCGTGATTTTGCCTTTGCCAAACCATAATAGGATTAGCTCGCCTATGATCGTCAGTACGGCGACAATAAGCACCAAAGCATTCGAAAGCTGGGTTAAACCTTCTTCGGCGTAATTGAAGCCCACAGTCATAAGCACGCGGGTAGAAGGCGTGATCAGCAGAATAATCAGGGAAAGCTCGCGCATTACGCCAACAAAGCTAACCATCATGCCGGATAGAACCCCGGGGCTCGCCAAGGGTATAACAATCTGACGGAACCGCTTTCCCCAAGTTGCGCCGGTCAATTCTGCAGCTTCTTCCAGCTCTTTTCCGATCTGCGTAACGGCCATAATACCGGTTTTGACTGAATAGGGCAGTCGGCTTACCACTGAGATTAGGACTAGGAGTGAGAAGGTGCCATAAAGCGCGGGTATAGGGCCAACCGGTTCGGCAAAGAGTGTTAGATACATGGCGCCAAAGGCAATCGTTGGAAATAGAAAGGGGATAAATGCAACTTGATCTAGAATGCGTGCCAGACGATTACCTTCACGGCGCACGACGATATAAGCAATCGCAAGACCAACGATTGAGGCTATGATAGCTGAGATGAATGCAAG
The nucleotide sequence above comes from Rhodobacteraceae bacterium Araon29. Encoded proteins:
- a CDS encoding extracellular solute-binding protein yields the protein MSNRLNERLLAPLALATVMLSSTAFADETWQKAAGVGEYASANQNWAEIEAAAKKEGQVVIYSVSSRIAKLVDGFKEKYGIEIVGFDMPSDLQIEKLRREHKAGIHSVDVLFNAEAPLLLNEALPNNLVWNFVPTGLEGDLDAHEIEPFLIQRHSSRVIYYNTALNPDGAPINSIWDLTREEWKGRTLLPSPLEDGLSANFIQTILHNADEMSAAYEREFGEPITYSEDVIELVEESTTIDAPDAAMEWLYRFLNNEPVFQSSTTKIFKNVGDVQQDNPPLGITTFSKMRKNKEGVYAAGPIFDLDPIFGVSYPTALVMADMAPNPNAAKLLIRYMMEEEGFAPWNEPGDYAARASIEAKQLEKFGLPKFDDLKLWPIDPTEIYYTKYGFLALYLELS
- a CDS encoding HAD hydrolase-like protein; translated protein: MGILAVLFDAGDILYNKPRRKAAIEKFLKDRGHPVPPPIDPIAKKMRLRAHAGKIGVEAFMEWLMQHYGVTKKQDIADGIKLLQAQQSDVSFFEGVPETLHELKRRGFKLGIVTNTFNPPSEKMVWFKSVGIDQVWDSYADSCELGIVKPAPGIYMAALDPLNVKPQDAIFVGHSQKELDGAKTIGMTTVRFNSDPDCTTSDLQVGTFRDLLELALLRSEAAPIGKGE
- a CDS encoding ATP-binding cassette domain-containing protein gives rise to the protein MAKIIIHNLTKRYGEATALDNVSLEIESGEFLVLLGPSGCGKTTLLRCLAGLETPDEGEIIIGDNVVFDSSKKINIAPGKRELGMVFQSYALWPHMTVRDNLKFGLDVLKAPKGEASDRLDKVLGDVGLSDLAGRYPSELSGGQQQRVALARLLVTQPHVFLMDEPLSNLDARLRMDMRVELKRFQAETGATTVYVTHDQTEAMTMSTRVVVMNNGTIEQVSSPQKLYRHPKTTFVADFIGMPRINLIKLTSESTNSTRYCNGDISINLGWSPGVSEIIVGARPEDIILSGDKDAPGEQYKITAILPNGPETIVQLVRGNTAILARVGHDTAFKASDSVFLDYAVNAINIYDTQTNSLIPHKGS
- a CDS encoding bifunctional aconitate hydratase 2/2-methylisocitrate dehydratase, which encodes MSLYTAYLKETETRKQDGLNPKPIDDGPLTAELIAQIKDKGNHHRASSLNFFIYNTLPGTTASADVKAAFLKEIILGQADVPEITTAFAFKLLSHMKGGPSVRALLDIALGDDVGIAKNAAEVLKTQVFLYEADTDCIKKAYMAGNIIAKNLLESYAKAEFFTKLPDIDNEIKVVTYIAAEGDISTDLLSPGNQAHSRADRELHGKCFISEAAQKEIEALKLRHPDKQVMLIAEKGTMGVGSSRMSGVNNVALWTGKQASPYVPFVNFAPVVAGTNGISPIFLTTVGVTGGIGVDLKNWVKKLDDDGKPILNNDGNPILEQRYSVETGTVLIINTKKKKLYCENGDEELVDMAPSFTPQKMEFMKAGGSYAIVFGKKLQTFAAEALGIELKSAFAPSKEISSEGQGLTAVEKIFNANARGTTPDKVLHAGSDVRVKVNIVGSQDTTGLMTSQELEAMAATVISPSVDGAYQSGCHTASVWDAKAQANTPRLMRFMNDFGLITARDPKGVYHSMTDVIHKVLNDITVDDWAIIIGGDSHTRMSKGVAFGADSGTVALALATGEATMPIPESVKVSFKGKMAHHMDFRDVVHATQAQMLQQFGDNVFQGRIIEVHIGTLLADQAFTFTDWTAEMKAKGSICVSEDETLIQSLKIAKARIQIMIEKGMDNGVAMLQGLVNIADDRIAQISSGQKPALAPDVNAKYFAEVVVDLEAINEPMIADPDVNNADVSKRYTHDTIRPISFYKAEKKVDLGFVGSCMVHKGDVKIVAQMLRNLEKENGQVEFKAPLVVAAPTYNIIDELKAEGDWKVLQKYSGFEFDDFAPKMTARTEYENILYLERPGCNLCMGNQEKAAKGDTVLATSTRLFQGRVVADSKDKKGESLLASTPVVVLSAILGRTPTLEEYTNAVEGIDLTKFSPPAQKPFASLSAHY